The sequence CTTCCTGGGTCCGCTGATCCACCCGACGGACCAGATCCACACCGACCTGCGCAGCACCATGCTGCCGCCGGGGAGCCCCGGCCACCCGCTCGGCACCGACGACGTCGGCTACGACGTGCTCGGCCGGCTCATGGTCGGCGGGCAGATCTCGATCCTGATCGGCCTCGCCGCCGGCATCCTCGCCACCGTCATCGGCACCCTCTGGGGAGCGATCGCCGGCTACGTCGGCGGTGCCGTCGACACCGTGATGATGCGCGTCGTCGACGCCGGCATCGCGATCCCCGCGACCTTCCTGCTGCTGATCCTCTCGGCGATCCTGCGCCCGAGCGTTCCGCTGATGATCTGCGTGATCGGCCTGGTCTCCTGGCTCGTCCCGGCTCGTCTCGTGCGCGCCGAATCGATCTCGCTGAAGTCGCGCGAATATGTGCTGGCCCTGCGGGCGATGGGTGGCACGCACTCCCGCGCCGTGCTCAAGCACATCGTCCCCAACACCGTCGGCACGATCGTCGTGAACGCCACGTTCCAGGTCGCCGACGCCATCCTGCTCGTCGCCTACATCTCGTTCCTCGGCATGGGGCTGCAGAAGCCGGCGACCGACTGGGGCGCCATGCTCACCAGCGGCATCACCTACACGTACGCGGGTGCCTGGTGGTTGATCTTCCCCGCCGGATTCTGCATCGTGCTGACCGTCTGCGCCTTCAACAGCATCGGCGACGGCCTGCGCGACTTCTTCGACGTGAAGGGGCGTGCCGCATGAGCGACGCACTGCTGGAGATCTCCGACCTCACGGTCACGTTCCGCACGGAAGACGGGTCGGTCGAGGCCGTGAAGGGCATCGACCTCGAGGTGCGCCCCGGCGAGGTGCTGGCGCTGGTCGGCGAGTCCGGTTCGGGCAAGTCCGTCACCGCCATGGCCATCCTGAAGCTGCTGCCGCGCTCGGCCACGGTCACCGGGTCGATCAAGCTCGCCGGGCGCGAGCTCCTGCCGCTCGCGGAAGCCGAGATGAACGCCGTGCGCGGTGCCGAGATCTCGATGGTGTTCCAGGAGCCGATGACCGCGCTCAACCCGAGCATGCGGATCGGCGACCAGATCACCGAGGCGATCCTCAACCACCGCACCATCTCCAAGGCGGAGGCCTGGGGGCGTGCGGTCGAGATGCTCCGGCGCGTGGGCATCCCCGAGCCCGCCCGTCGGGCGAAGAGCTACCCGCACGAGATGTCCGGTGGTCAGCGTCAGCGTGTGGTCATCGCGATCGCCCTCGCGTGCGAGCCGCAGCTGATCATCGCCGACGAGCCGACGACCGCGCTCGACGTGACCGTGCAGGCCGAGATCCTCGACCTGATCCGCGGCCTCGCGGCCGAGTCGGGGACCGCGTTCCTGCTCGTCACGCACAACATGGGCGTCGTCGCCGACATCGCCGACCGGGTCGCGGTGATGTTCCGCGGCACCATGGTCGAGGTGGGCGACACCCGCACGGTGCTCACCGCGCCGCGAGAGGACTACACGAAGAAGCTGCTCAGCGCCGTGCCCTCGCTGCCCGACCTCGCGAGCGTGATCGAACGGGAGCCCGAGACCGAGGTGCCCGCCGCGGTGCTCGAGCTCGATGCCGCCAGCGTCACCTATCGCCGCGGCGGACGACCGTTCCTCGCGCTCGACGGCGTGAGCCTGCGCATCGCCCCGGGCGAGATCCTGGGCCTCGTCGGCGAGTCCGGATCGGGCAAGTCGACCCTCGGACGCGCGGCACTGGGG is a genomic window of Microbacterium maritypicum containing:
- a CDS encoding ABC transporter permease; this encodes MSTTTIVMRTLTPRQRGTRRFLQNKLAVFGIVTIVLFLLFCFLGPLIHPTDQIHTDLRSTMLPPGSPGHPLGTDDVGYDVLGRLMVGGQISILIGLAAGILATVIGTLWGAIAGYVGGAVDTVMMRVVDAGIAIPATFLLLILSAILRPSVPLMICVIGLVSWLVPARLVRAESISLKSREYVLALRAMGGTHSRAVLKHIVPNTVGTIVVNATFQVADAILLVAYISFLGMGLQKPATDWGAMLTSGITYTYAGAWWLIFPAGFCIVLTVCAFNSIGDGLRDFFDVKGRAA
- a CDS encoding ABC transporter ATP-binding protein, yielding MSDALLEISDLTVTFRTEDGSVEAVKGIDLEVRPGEVLALVGESGSGKSVTAMAILKLLPRSATVTGSIKLAGRELLPLAEAEMNAVRGAEISMVFQEPMTALNPSMRIGDQITEAILNHRTISKAEAWGRAVEMLRRVGIPEPARRAKSYPHEMSGGQRQRVVIAIALACEPQLIIADEPTTALDVTVQAEILDLIRGLAAESGTAFLLVTHNMGVVADIADRVAVMFRGTMVEVGDTRTVLTAPREDYTKKLLSAVPSLPDLASVIEREPETEVPAAVLELDAASVTYRRGGRPFLALDGVSLRIAPGEILGLVGESGSGKSTLGRAALGLLPLSSGSITLFGEKVGRGGVSGRRERALRGRVGAIFQDPGSSLDPRMTVGEAIAEPLLVQRRRFPTSASTRRTRVAELLDAVELPTNYASRYPHELSGGQRQRIGLARAIALEPELIIADEPTSALDVSVQAAVLEVLRTLQEKMHFACLFISHDLAVVHEISDRVAVMLKGEIVETGSADDVLLAPQHPYSRRLLASVPVPDPDKQALRREARAAARVMAP